One Malus sylvestris chromosome 14, drMalSylv7.2, whole genome shotgun sequence DNA segment encodes these proteins:
- the LOC126599260 gene encoding aquaporin PIP1-3-like, translated as MEGKEEDVKLGANKFPERQPIGTSAQTHKDYKEPPPAPLFEPGELTSWSFYRAGIAEFIATFLFLYITILTVMGVNRTTSKCDSVGIQGIAWAFGGTIFALVYSTAGISGGHINPAVTFGLFLARKLSLTRAVFYIVMQTLGAIAGAGVVKGFQKNQYELLGGGANLVNHGYTKGDGLGAEIVGTFVLVYTVFSATDAKRNARDSHVPILAPLPIGFAVFLVHLATIPITGTGINPARSLGAAIVYNKEHAWDDHWIFWVGPFIGAALAAIYHQIVIRAIPFKSRS; from the exons ATGGAGGGCAAGGAAGAAGATGTGAAGCTTGGAGCAAACAAGTTCCCAGAGAGGCAACCCATTGGGACCTCTGCACAGACACACAAGGACTACAAGGAGCCACCACCAGCTCCATTGTTTGAGCCAGGTGAGCTCACCTCCTGGTCCTTCTACAGAGCTGGAATTGCTGAGTTCATTGCCACCTTCCTGTTCCTCTACATCACCATCCTTACTGTCATGGGTGTCAATAGAACTACTAGCAAGTGTGACTCTGTGGGCATCCAAGGAATTGCTTGGGCCTTTGGTGGGACCATCTTTGCCCTTGTTTACTCCACTGCTGGTATCTCAG GAGGGCACATCAACCCAGCAGTGACCTTTGGGCTCTTTCTGGCAAGGAAACTCTCCCTTACCAGAGCCGTTTTCTACATAGTGATGCAGACCCTTGGTGCAATTGCTGGTGCTGGTGTTGTGAAGGGCTTCCAGAAGAACCAGTATGAGCTTTTGGGTGGTGGGGCCAACCTTGTTAACCATGGCTACACCAAGGGTGATGGCCTTGGAGCTGAGATTGTCGGTACTTTTGTCCTTGTTTACACTGTCTTCTCCGCTACTGATGCCAAGAGGAATGCCAGAGACTCTCATGTCCCT ATTTTGGCCCCTCTTCCCATTGGTTTTGCAGTGTTCTTGGTTCACTTGGCCACCATCCCCATCACCGGAACCGGCATCAACCCTGCCAGGAGTCTTGGAGCCGCCATTGTCTACAACAAGGAGCACGCTTGGGATGACCAC TGGATCTTCTGGGTTGGACCATTCATTGGTGCTGCTCTTGCTGCTATCTACCACCAGATAGTCATCAGGGCCATTCCTTTCAAGTCCAGGAGCTAA